The following proteins are co-located in the Mycolicibacterium goodii genome:
- a CDS encoding DNA gyrase subunit A, whose product MTATLDVPEQNPDLVLDQSADDYWNHYQLTFALYSVSDRAIPSAYDGLKPGQRRLLYQMHDSKLLPGNKPQKSSKVCSAVTGNLHPHGGASMYGAAALMAADFQRVKVIDGQGAFPRIQGDIPAADRYTEMRLSAPGAALTAELNDHAVPMVPTFDGEWVEPTVLPAQWPVLLCNGAVGIAEGWATKVPAHNPREVMAACRALLKTPNMTDDRLCKLIPGPDWGSGASVVGTAGLREYITTGRGHFTVRGTISVEGKNCIITELPPGVASNTVQDRIRALVESGELSGVADMSDLTDRRNGLRIVVTAKRGHNAEQIREQLLALTPLESTFAASLVALDENRVPRWWSVRELIMAFLQLRDSVVLHRSEYRLEKVTARRHLVAGLMKIHLDIDAAVAVIRGSETVDEARKGLQERFKIDSEQADYVLGLQLRRLTKLDVIELQAEAEKLDAEFAELTDLVTNPESRRKVIDQELVETAKLFKGAEYDRRTVLDLDATPVSRGDEDGQRERKVNTAWRLDDRGVFSDSHGELLTSGLGWAVWTDGRIKFTTGNGLPFKIRDIPVAPDITGLVRSGVLPEGYHLALVTRRGKVLRIDPAAVNPQGVAGNGVAGVKLAGDGDEVIAALPVSCANGEAILSIAEKSWKVTEVADIPVKGRGGAGVAFHPFVKGEEALLAASISKSGYLRGKKAVRPENRAKAAVKGSGADVAPAPAE is encoded by the coding sequence GTGACCGCCACCCTGGACGTTCCCGAGCAGAACCCCGATTTGGTGCTCGACCAGAGCGCCGACGACTACTGGAACCACTATCAGCTGACCTTCGCGCTCTACAGCGTCAGCGACCGCGCCATCCCGTCGGCCTACGACGGGCTCAAACCGGGCCAGCGCCGGCTGCTCTACCAGATGCACGACTCGAAACTGCTGCCCGGCAACAAACCACAGAAATCGTCGAAGGTGTGCTCGGCGGTCACCGGCAACCTGCACCCCCACGGCGGCGCCTCGATGTACGGGGCCGCCGCGCTGATGGCCGCGGACTTCCAGCGCGTGAAAGTCATTGACGGACAAGGCGCGTTCCCCCGCATCCAGGGCGACATCCCGGCCGCCGACCGCTACACCGAGATGCGGCTGTCGGCGCCGGGTGCGGCGCTGACCGCCGAACTCAACGACCATGCGGTGCCGATGGTGCCGACGTTCGACGGCGAATGGGTCGAGCCGACGGTGCTGCCCGCGCAGTGGCCCGTGCTGCTGTGCAACGGGGCCGTCGGCATCGCCGAGGGGTGGGCCACCAAGGTGCCCGCGCACAACCCGCGCGAGGTCATGGCGGCCTGCCGAGCGCTGCTGAAGACCCCCAACATGACCGATGACCGGTTGTGCAAGCTCATCCCCGGACCGGACTGGGGTTCCGGCGCGAGCGTGGTCGGCACAGCCGGACTGCGCGAGTACATCACCACCGGCCGTGGGCATTTCACCGTGCGCGGCACGATCTCGGTCGAGGGCAAGAACTGCATCATCACCGAACTACCGCCCGGCGTGGCGAGCAACACCGTGCAGGACCGGATCCGGGCGCTCGTCGAGTCCGGCGAGCTGTCGGGTGTGGCGGACATGTCGGACCTCACCGACCGCCGCAACGGCCTGCGCATCGTCGTCACCGCCAAGCGCGGTCACAACGCCGAACAGATCCGCGAGCAGCTGCTGGCGCTCACGCCGCTGGAATCCACCTTCGCCGCGAGCCTGGTGGCCCTCGACGAGAACCGGGTGCCGCGCTGGTGGTCGGTGCGCGAGCTGATCATGGCGTTCCTCCAGTTGCGCGATTCGGTGGTGCTGCACCGCAGCGAATACCGACTGGAGAAGGTCACGGCGCGCCGCCACTTGGTGGCCGGCCTGATGAAGATCCACCTGGACATCGACGCCGCCGTCGCCGTCATCCGCGGCTCGGAAACCGTCGACGAGGCGCGCAAGGGCCTGCAGGAGCGATTCAAGATCGACTCCGAACAGGCGGATTACGTTTTGGGACTGCAGCTTCGGCGGCTGACCAAACTCGACGTGATCGAGCTGCAGGCCGAGGCGGAAAAACTCGACGCCGAGTTCGCCGAACTCACCGACTTGGTGACCAACCCCGAGTCCCGCCGCAAGGTGATCGACCAGGAACTCGTCGAGACCGCCAAGCTGTTCAAGGGCGCCGAGTACGACCGGCGCACCGTGCTGGACTTGGATGCGACGCCGGTTTCCCGCGGCGACGAGGACGGTCAACGCGAACGCAAGGTCAACACCGCCTGGCGGCTCGATGACCGTGGTGTGTTCTCCGACAGCCACGGTGAGCTGCTCACCTCGGGTCTGGGCTGGGCCGTGTGGACCGACGGGCGCATCAAGTTCACCACCGGCAACGGCCTGCCGTTCAAGATCCGTGACATCCCGGTGGCGCCCGACATCACCGGGTTGGTGCGCTCAGGCGTGCTTCCGGAGGGCTACCACCTGGCACTCGTGACGCGGCGCGGCAAGGTCCTGCGCATCGACCCTGCTGCGGTGAACCCGCAGGGCGTGGCGGGCAACGGCGTGGCGGGCGTGAAGCTGGCGGGCGACGGCGACGAGGTGATCGCCGCACTGCCGGTGTCGTGCGCCAACGGCGAGGCCATCCTGTCGATCGCCGAAAAGAGTTGGAAGGTCACCGAAGTCGCCGACATCCCGGTCAAGGGGCGCGGTGGTGCAGGCGTGGCGTTCCACCCGTTCGTCAAGGGCGAGGAGGCCCTGCTCGCGGCGTCGATCTCGAAGAGCGGCTACCTGCGCGGCAAGAAGGCGGTGCGGCCCGAGAACCGCGCCAAGGCGGCCGTGAAGGGATCCGGCGCGGACGTGGCACCGGCGCCTGCGGAGTAG
- a CDS encoding toprim domain-containing protein yields MSYTAADITELDDVQHTRLRPAVNLGLDVLNTALREIVDNAIEEVADPSHGGSTVTITLHADGSVSVADDGRGLPVDTDPGTGKNGIVKTLGTARAGGKFSAHTDATSTGAGLNGIGAAAAVFISARTDVTVHRDGKTYLQSFGRGYPGVFEGKEFDPDAPFTRNDTQKLRGASNRKPGLHGSQVRILFDPTIAPDSSLDIGEVLLRAHAAARMSPGVHLLVVDEGWPGGEIPPAVLEPFDGPWGTDTLLDLMCTAAGTPLPEVRAVVEGRGEYTTGRGPTPFRWSLTAGPAEPATVAAFCNTVRTPGGGSHLTAAIKGLSEALADRASRMRDLGLAKNEEGPEPQDFAAVTALAVDTRAPDVAWDSQAKTAVSSRSLNLAMAPDVARSVTIWAANPANADTVTLWSKLALESARARRSAEGAKARARAASKAKGLGTNLSLPPKLLPSRESGRGSGAELFLCEGDSALGTIKAARDATFQAAFPLKGKPPNVYGFPLNKARAKDEFDAIERILGCGVRDNCDPELCRYDRILFASDADPDGGNINSSLISMFLDFYRPLVEAGMVYVTMPPLFVVKAGDERIYCQDESERDAAVAQLKASSKKRVEVQRNKGLGEMDADDFWNTVLDPQRRTVIRVRLDDDEKKLHHTLFGGPPEGRRTWMADVAARVDTSALDLT; encoded by the coding sequence GTGAGTTACACCGCCGCAGACATCACCGAGCTCGACGATGTCCAGCACACGCGGCTGCGGCCGGCGGTGAACCTGGGCCTCGACGTGCTCAACACCGCGTTGCGGGAGATCGTCGACAACGCGATCGAGGAGGTCGCCGACCCCAGCCACGGCGGATCGACCGTCACGATCACCCTGCATGCCGACGGTTCGGTCAGCGTCGCCGACGACGGCCGCGGCCTGCCCGTCGACACCGACCCGGGCACCGGAAAGAACGGCATCGTCAAGACGCTCGGCACGGCCCGCGCCGGCGGCAAATTCTCCGCACACACCGACGCCACCAGCACCGGCGCCGGCCTCAACGGCATCGGCGCCGCGGCGGCCGTCTTCATCTCCGCGCGAACCGACGTCACGGTGCACCGCGACGGCAAGACCTACCTGCAGAGTTTCGGGCGCGGCTATCCCGGGGTGTTTGAGGGCAAGGAATTCGATCCCGACGCCCCGTTCACCCGCAACGACACCCAGAAGCTGCGCGGCGCGAGCAACCGCAAGCCCGGCCTGCACGGCTCGCAAGTCCGCATCCTGTTCGACCCGACCATCGCGCCGGATTCCAGCCTGGACATCGGCGAGGTGCTGTTGCGCGCGCACGCCGCGGCGCGGATGTCCCCGGGCGTGCACCTGCTCGTCGTCGACGAGGGCTGGCCCGGCGGGGAGATCCCGCCCGCGGTCCTCGAACCGTTCGACGGGCCGTGGGGCACCGACACCCTGCTCGACCTCATGTGCACCGCGGCAGGCACTCCCCTGCCCGAGGTCCGCGCCGTCGTGGAGGGCCGCGGCGAGTACACCACCGGGCGGGGGCCTACCCCGTTCCGGTGGTCGCTGACCGCGGGACCGGCCGAACCGGCAACCGTCGCCGCGTTCTGTAACACCGTGCGCACACCGGGCGGCGGGTCACACCTGACCGCGGCGATCAAGGGTCTGTCCGAGGCGCTGGCCGACCGGGCCTCCCGGATGCGCGACCTCGGCCTGGCCAAGAACGAAGAAGGTCCGGAGCCACAGGATTTCGCGGCCGTCACCGCACTGGCCGTGGACACCCGCGCACCCGATGTGGCGTGGGACTCGCAGGCCAAGACCGCGGTGTCGTCGCGCTCGCTCAACCTGGCGATGGCCCCGGATGTGGCGCGCAGCGTCACGATCTGGGCGGCCAACCCGGCCAACGCCGACACCGTGACGCTGTGGAGCAAGCTGGCACTGGAGTCGGCGCGTGCCCGCCGCAGCGCCGAGGGCGCCAAGGCCCGCGCCCGCGCGGCGTCCAAGGCCAAGGGCCTGGGCACCAATCTCTCGCTGCCGCCCAAGCTGCTGCCCAGCCGCGAGTCGGGACGCGGGTCCGGTGCCGAACTGTTCCTCTGCGAGGGTGATTCGGCGCTCGGCACGATCAAGGCCGCCCGAGACGCGACGTTCCAGGCCGCGTTCCCGCTGAAGGGCAAGCCGCCCAACGTCTACGGATTCCCGCTGAACAAGGCGCGCGCCAAGGACGAGTTCGACGCCATCGAACGCATCCTGGGCTGCGGCGTGCGGGACAACTGCGACCCGGAACTGTGCCGCTACGACCGGATCCTGTTCGCCTCCGACGCCGACCCCGACGGCGGCAACATCAACTCGAGCCTGATCTCGATGTTCCTCGACTTCTACCGGCCGCTCGTCGAAGCCGGGATGGTCTACGTGACCATGCCGCCGCTGTTCGTGGTCAAGGCCGGCGACGAACGGATCTACTGCCAGGACGAGTCCGAACGCGATGCGGCGGTGGCTCAGTTGAAGGCATCCTCCAAGAAGCGGGTCGAGGTGCAGCGCAACAAGGGTCTCGGTGAGATGGATGCCGACGACTTCTGGAACACCGTGCTGGATCCGCAGCGCCGCACGGTGATTCGGGTCCGACTCGATGACGATGAGAAGAAGCTGCACCACACGCTGTTCGGCGGACCGCCGGAGGGCCGGCGCACGTGGATGGCCGACGTCGCCGCCCGTGTCGACACCTCCGCGCTGGACTTGACGTAG
- a CDS encoding alpha/beta fold hydrolase, which yields MFQRRQPPDSYQSEGAPEWFTAALKNEPEHSTIEFEGCRIHLRTWGDPDKPPLVFVHGGAAHSGWWDHIAPFFTQTHRVIAPDVSGHGDSGTRTSYSLTKWAREVLAVAAAAGPAARPTIVGHSMGGWVTATAAMKYGADIDSILIIDSPLRDRAPEEGRLRNRRSDHPGYPTKEQILARFRAVPTQDVTLPFIDRHIASESVRRTDTGWVWKFDPAIFSGSLQDQTPAEQEILEHTFAQIPCRVGYLRCEHGLVPPDMAEQIRSTLQLRGPFVELAQAGHHPMLDQPLPLVATIRTLLEFWSIT from the coding sequence ATGTTCCAGCGACGTCAGCCTCCCGACTCCTATCAGTCGGAGGGCGCGCCGGAATGGTTCACCGCCGCGTTGAAGAACGAACCGGAGCACTCCACGATCGAGTTCGAGGGCTGCCGCATCCATCTGCGCACCTGGGGCGATCCGGACAAGCCTCCGCTGGTGTTCGTCCACGGCGGCGCGGCCCACTCCGGATGGTGGGATCACATCGCCCCGTTCTTCACCCAGACCCACCGCGTCATCGCTCCCGACGTCAGCGGCCACGGCGACAGCGGCACCCGCACCAGCTACAGCCTGACCAAATGGGCACGGGAGGTGCTCGCCGTCGCCGCCGCCGCGGGACCGGCGGCGCGCCCGACGATCGTCGGCCACAGCATGGGCGGGTGGGTGACCGCCACGGCGGCCATGAAGTACGGCGCCGACATCGACAGCATCCTGATCATCGACTCCCCGCTGCGTGATCGGGCCCCGGAGGAAGGCCGTCTGCGCAACCGGCGCAGCGATCACCCGGGTTACCCGACCAAAGAGCAGATCCTCGCCCGGTTCCGCGCGGTGCCCACCCAGGACGTGACACTGCCGTTCATCGACCGCCACATCGCGTCGGAGTCGGTGCGGCGAACCGACACCGGGTGGGTGTGGAAGTTCGACCCGGCGATCTTCAGCGGCTCACTACAGGATCAGACGCCGGCCGAGCAGGAGATCCTGGAGCACACGTTCGCCCAGATCCCTTGCCGTGTCGGCTATTTACGCTGCGAACACGGACTCGTACCGCCCGACATGGCCGAGCAGATCCGTTCGACGCTGCAACTGCGCGGGCCGTTCGTCGAGCTTGCCCAGGCCGGCCACCACCCGATGCTCGATCAACCCCTGCCGTTGGTCGCCACCATCCGCACCCTGCTGGAGTTCTGGTCGATCACCTGA
- a CDS encoding MmpS family transport accessory protein, translating into MYRVLKRFWIPLTLVVVVALGAYGIVRIRESAGAHTANTAEGSGITENFNPKHITYEITGSGGTANLNYLDENGQPHLVENTPLPWSFTIVTTLPSMSANIMAQGDQNVSGLGCRVTVDGEVRDDRTSDDLVKPFIYCLVKSV; encoded by the coding sequence GTGTATCGGGTGTTGAAGCGGTTCTGGATTCCGCTGACCCTCGTTGTGGTGGTGGCACTGGGCGCCTATGGGATTGTCCGCATCCGGGAATCCGCGGGTGCACACACCGCGAACACGGCTGAAGGTTCCGGGATCACGGAGAACTTCAACCCAAAGCACATCACCTACGAGATCACCGGCTCCGGGGGCACGGCGAACCTCAATTACCTCGACGAGAACGGGCAACCCCACCTCGTCGAGAACACGCCGCTGCCATGGTCTTTCACGATCGTCACGACGCTGCCCTCGATGTCGGCGAACATCATGGCCCAGGGTGACCAAAACGTCAGCGGCCTCGGCTGCCGGGTGACCGTCGACGGTGAGGTGCGCGACGACAGGACGAGTGATGACCTCGTCAAACCGTTCATCTACTGCTTGGTGAAATCCGTATGA